In Oryza sativa Japonica Group chromosome 2, ASM3414082v1, the following are encoded in one genomic region:
- the LOC4330243 gene encoding U-box domain-containing protein 33 isoform X1, whose product MDGVGLGVHRRWDTSGSGSQYSFRTSVSSVAEISTEVGVEVSPPPPPLAAAADKVFVAVAADVKYGKSALQWTLQNLAKDGAKVVIAHVHCPAQMIPMMGAKVHYTKMNTKQVNDYRNKEREKAEEKLDEYLLICRKLKVSCEKLIIEEDDIAKGLTDLVALHGVTKLVMGAAADKHYSRKMNTPKSKTALKILEAADPSCKIWFTCKGHLICTREANTTVPAIPPSPAHTVASTLSSSSISSRMRSMSLHPSESEASSSSGSPRHNLNRSRTEVAKYPSQGSGTAPSQLFGHSDQDVNDQPTRTAMGSIDSWDEFERSQNSCYDSSRNSDTVRVSGSAMQQPMYEPDDDHFVSPRKLENSGDDADIYGRLQEALSETQDLKRETYEESTKRRNAERNLISALQKVKELENLYQKEVMHRKITEEALEKQIQETEETERHCNALYDKLHDVEEQKLMVEQHITEMEAVLKEREDRLHDVEEQKFTVEQRITEMQAVLKEHKDKLHDVEEQKLMVEHRITEIRSVLKEREEKLAESKYLLQVLQADKEKLQQERDAAVSESQDLRLKNKQRISMPGEDLNTEFSSYELEQATRGFDQELKIGEGGFGSVYKGTLRNTTVAIKLLHPHSMQGQSEFDQEIAVLSRVRHPNLVTLIGSCREAFGLVYEFLPKGSLEDRLACLNNTPPLTWQVRTRIIYEMCSALSFLHSNKPHPIVHGDLKPANILLDANFVSKLGDFGICRLLIQTNTGAAAAATTRLYRTTTPKGTFAYMDPEFLTTGELTPRSDVYSLGIIILRLLTGKPPQKIAEVVEDAIESGGLHSILDPSAGSWPFVQANQLAHLGLRCAEMSRRRRPDLATDVWKVVEPLMKAASLTAGRPSFVARPDDSPPPSYFVCPIFQQEEMNDPHIAADGFTYEAEAIKGWLDSGHDTSPMTNLTLEHRELIPNRALRSAILEWQQQRQRHQPQEEDDDCT is encoded by the exons ATGGACGGCGTCGGCCTCGGCGTGCACAGGCGGTGGGACACGTCGGGGAGCGGGTCGCAGTACAGCTTCAGGACGTCGGTAAGCAGCGTCGCGGAGATATCCACCGAGGTGGGGGTGGAAgtgagcccgccgccgccgccgctggcggcggcggcggacaaggTGTTTGTCGCAGTCGCCGCGGACGTGAAGTACGGCAAGAGCGCCTTGCAGTGGACGCTGCAGAACCTGGCCAAGGATGGCGCCAAGGTCGTGATTGCTCATGTCCACTGCCCCGCGCAGATGATCCCCATGA TGGGGGCAAAAGTTCATTATACCAAGATGAATACAAAACAGGTGAACGACTATAGGAACAAGGAGAGAGAAAAGGCAGAGGAGAAACTAGATGAATATCTTCTGATATGCAGAAAACTGAAG GTCAGCTGTGAGAAACTAATAATTGAGGAGGACGACATTGCTAAAGGCCTTACAGATCTTGTTGCCCTTCATGGCGTCACCAAGCTTGTCAtgggagcagcagcagacaaACACTACTCAAG GAAAATGAACACACCTAAGTCCAAGACAGCACTCAAGATATTGGAAGCAGCAGATCCTTCATGTAAGATATGGTTTACCTGTAAAGGACATCTGATATGTACAAG GGAAGCAAATACAACCGTTCCTGCAATACCACCATCACCTGCACACACAGTTGCATCAACATTGTCATCAAGCAGCATTTCCAGCCGTATGAGATCAATGTCATTGCACCCGTCAGAGAGTGAAGCATcaagctcaagcggaagtccaAGGCACAATCTGAACAGATCAAGAACAGAAGTGGCAAAGTATCCCTCACAAGGATCTGGCACTGCACCATCTCAGTTATTTGGACATTCAGATCAAGATGTCAATGACCAGCCAACAAGAACAGCAATGGGTTCTATAGATTCCTGGGATGAATTTGAGAGATCGCAAAACTCCTGCTACGATTCATCAAGAAATAGTGATACAGTTAGGGTCTCTGGATCAGCAATGCAGCAGCCCATGTATGAACCTGATGATGACCATTTTGTATCTCCTCGTAAACTG GAGAATTCAGGCGATGATGCAGACATATATGGTAGACTCCAAGAGGCTCTTAGTGAAACTCAAGACCTGAAGAGAGAGACATACGAAGAATCAACGAAACGTCGGAACGCCGAAAGAAATCTGATTTCAGCTCTTCAAAAG GTCAAAGAGTTGGAGAACCTGTATCAGAAGGAAGTCATGCATCGGAAAATAACCGAAGAGGCACTGGAGAAACAGATACAGGAGACAGAAGAAACGGAAAGGCACTGCAATGCATTATATGACAAGCTGCATGATGTGGAAGAACAGAAGCTCATGGTGGAGCAGCACATAACTGAAATGGAGGCAGTTTTAAAAGAACGCGAAGATAGGCTGCATGATGTAGAAGAGCAGAAATTCACGGTGGAGCAGCGCATAACTGAAATGCAGGCAGTTTTAAAAGAACACAAAGATAAGCTGCATGATGTAGAAGAGCAGAAACTCATGGTGGAGCACCGTATAACTGAAATTCGTTCAGTTTTAAAAGAACGCGAAGAGAAGCTCGCAGAGAGCAAGTATCTACTCCAAGTGCTCCAAGCAGATAAAGAGAAGCTACAACAAGAGCGAGATGCCGCAGTAAGTGAATCTCAAGACTTGCGCCTGAAGAACAAACAGAGAATTTCCATGCCGGGTGAAGATCTAAACACCGAGTTCTCCTCTTATGAGCTTGAACAAGCGACCAGAGGCTTCGATCAAGAACTCAAGATCGGCGAGGGCGGTTTTGGGAGCGTCTACAAAGGCACACTCCGCAACACAACTGTGGCTATCAAGCTGCTGCACCCACATAGCATGCAAGGTCAATCAGAATTCGACCAGGAG ATTGCTGTTCTCAGTAGAGTACGACATCCAAACCTCGTCACTTTGATCGGCTCTTGCAGGGAGGCATTTGGCTTGGTGTACGAATTCCTCCCCAAAGGCAGCCTCGAGGACCGCCTGGCCTGCCTGAACAACACGCCGCCATTGACATGGCAGGTGCGCACCAGGATCATCTACGAGATGTGCTCGGCGCTGAGCTTCCTCCACTCGAACAAGCCGCACCCGATTGTCCACGGCGACCTGAAGCCGGCGaacatcctcctcgacgccAACTTCGTCAGCAAGCTGGGCGACTTCGGCATCTGCCGGCTCCTGATACAGACgaacaccggcgccgccgccgccgccaccacccggtTGTACCGGACGACCACACCGAAGGGGACCTTCGCGTACATGGACCCGGAGTTCCTCACCACCGGCGAGCTGACGCCGCGCTCCGACGTGTACTCCCTCGGAATCATCATCCTGCGGCTGCTGACCGGGAAGCCTCCCCAGAAGATCGCCGAGGTTGTGGAGGACGCCATCGAGAGCGGCGGGCTGCACTCCATCCTCGATCCCTCCGCGGGGAGCTGGCCGTTCGTGCAGGCCAACCAGCTCGCGCACCTCGGCCTGCGGTGCGCCGAGATGAGCCGGAGGCGCCGGCCGGATCTCGCGACCGACGTGTGGAAGGTCGTCGAGCCCCTCATGAAGGCCGCGTCGCTGACCGCCGGGAGGCCGTCGTTCGTGGCCCGGCCGGACGactccccgccgccgtcctacTTCGTCTGCCCGATCTTTCAG CAGGAGGAGATGAACGATCCCCACATCGCGGCGGACGGGTTCACGTACGAAGCCGAGGCCATCAAGGGGTGGCTCGACAGCGGCCACGACACGTCGCCGATGACGAACCTGACGCTCGAGCACCGCGAGCTCATCCCGAACAGGGCGCTCCGCTCGGCCATCCTCGAGTGGCAGCAACAGCGTCAACGGCATCAGCCGcaagaggaggacgacgactgtACATGA
- the LOC4330241 gene encoding subtilisin-like protease 1, whose product MAHLGAVLCIRVALVVVLLPSLLATVAVAHNDTGEHKNYLIIVRKPYEYDHNVYKTVSSWHASLLASVCDTAKEELATDPGAETRLIYSYRNVVNGFCARVTREEVYEMAKKDWFVKAIPEKTYKLMTTYTPKMVGLTGAPAAYHGGLWNRSNMGEGMIIGVLDDGIAAGHPSFDAAGMGPPPARWKGRCDFNSSVCNNKLIGARSFFESAKWKWRGVDDPVLPVYELAHGTHTSSTAGGNFVPGANVMGNGFGTAAGMAPRAHLALYQVCSEDRGCDRDDILAAMDDAVDEGVDVLSISLGDDEAGDFAGDPVALGAYTAIMRGVFVSSSAGNNGPNPLTVSNEAPWLLTVAASTTGRKFVATVKLGTGVEFDGEALYQPPNFPSTQWPLIADTRGDGTCSDEHLMKEHVAGKLVVCNQGGNLTGLRKGSYLHDAGAAGMVLIGPEFMGSMVQPKSHILPVAQIVYLSGEELKAYMKSTKSPTAALIYKGTVFGDRKTPEVAPFSSRGPSRQNQGILKPDITGPGVNIIAGVPVTSGLATPPNPLAAKFDIMSGTSMAAPHLSGIAALIKKAHPKWSPAAIKSAMMTTADTLDRRRRPITDQKGNNANMFGLGAGFINPTKAMNPGLVYDLTAQDYVPFLCGLGYSDHEVSSIIHPAPSVSCKQLPAVEQKDLNYPSITVFLDREPYVVSVSRAVTNVGPRGKAVYAAKVDMPATVLVTVTPDTLRFKKVNQVRKFTVTFRGANGGPMKGGVAEGQLRWVSPDHVVRSPIVVSAQKFLNGNTSSSDHAGH is encoded by the coding sequence ATGGCGCACTTAGGGGCGGTCCTCTGCATCCGTGTtgctctcgtcgtcgtcctcctcccgtcgCTTCTGgcgaccgtcgccgtcgcgcacAACGACACCGGCGAGCACAAGAACTACCTCATCATCGTGCGCAAGCCGTACGAGTACGACCACAATGTGTACAAGACCGTGTCGAGCTGGCACGCGTCGCTGCTGGCGTCCGTGTGCGACACGGCCAAGGAGGAGCTCGCCACCGACCCCGGCGCCGAGACGCGGCTCATCTACTCCTACCGCAACGTCGTCAATGGCTTCTGCGCCCGCGTCACCAGGGAGGAGGTGTACGAGATGGCCAAGAAGGACTGGTTCGTGAAGGCCATCCCGGAGAAGACGTACAAGCTGATGACCACGTACACGCCGAAAATGGTCGGGCTCACCGGCGCCCCGGCGGCCTACCATGGCGGCTTGTGGAACAGGAGCAACATGGGCGAAGGGATGATCATCGGGGTGCTTGACGACGGCATCGCCGCCGGGCACCCGTCGTTCGACGCGGCCGGGAtggggccgccgccggccaggtGGAAGGGCCGGTGCGACTTCAACAGCTCAGTGTGCAACAACAAGCTCATCGGCGCGCGGTCCTTCTTCGAGTCGGCGAAGTGGAAGTGGAGAGGGGTCGACGACCCGGTGCTCCCCGTCTATGAGCTGGCGCACGGCACGCACACCTCGAGCACGGCGGGCGGCAACTTCGTGCCCGGGGCGAACGTGATGGGCAACGGGTTCGGCACGGCGGCCGGCATGGCGCCACGCGCGCACCTCGCGCTCTACCAGGTGTGCTCCGAGGACAGAGGCTGTGATCGGGATGACATATTGGCGGCGATGGATGACGCCGTGGACGAGGGCGTCGACGTGCTCTCCATCTCGCTCGGCGATGACGAGGCCGGAGATTTCGCCGGGGATCCCGTCGCGCTCGGGGCGTACACAGCCATCATGAGGGGCGTCTTTGTCAGCTCGTCGGCCGGGAACAACGGCCCGAACCCATTGACGGTCTCCAACGAGGCGCCGTGGCTGCTCACCGTGGCGGCGTCCACGACCGGCCGGAAGTTCGTGGCCACCGTGAAGCTTGGCACCGGGGTCGAGTTCGACGGCGAGGCGCTCTACCAGCCACCCAACTTCCCGAGCACGCAGTGGCCGCTGATAGCGGACACCCGCGGTGACGGCACGTGTTCCGACGAGCACCTAATGAAGGAGCACGTCGCCGGGAAGCTAGTCGTGTGCAACCAGGGTGGCAACTTGACCGGACTCCGGAAAGGGAGCTATCTACAcgatgccggcgccgccgggatgGTTCTCATCGGCCCTGAGTTCATGGGCTCAATGGTCCAACCCAAGTCGCACATCCTCCCCGTGGCGCAAATCGTCTACTTGTCGGGGGAGGAGCTCAAGGCCTACATGAAATCCACGAAGAGTCCGACGGCGGCGCTGATCTACAAAGGAACAGTGTTCGGCGACCGCAAGACGCCGGAGGTGGCGCCCTTCTCGTCCCGGGGGCCGAGCAGGCAGAACCAGGGGATCCTCAAGCCCGACATCACCGGCCCCGGGGTGAACATCATCGCCGGCGTGCCCGTGACCTCGGGCCTCGCCACGCCGCCCAATCCACTGGCGGCGAAGTTCGACATCATGTCAGGCAcgtccatggcggcgccgcACCTCAGCGGGATCGCCGCGCTGATCAAGAAAGCGCACCCGAagtggtcaccggcggcgatcAAGTCGGCCATGATGACAACGGCCGACACGTTGGACCGCCGGCGGAGGCCGATAACCGACCAGAAAGGCAACAATGCCAATATGTTCGGCCTCGGCGCCGGCTTCATCAACCCGACGAAGGCCATGAACCCGGGCCTCGTGTACGACCTGACAGCGCAGGACTACGTCCCTTTCCTTTGCGGGCTCGGGTACAGCGACCACGAGGTGAGCTCCATCATCCACCCGGCGCCATCGGTGTCCTGCAAGCAGCTGCCGGCCGTCGAGCAGAAGGACCTCAACTACCCGTCCATCACCGTCTTCCTCGACCGGGAGCCCTACGTGGTGAGCGTCAGCCGCGCCGTGACGAACGTCGGGCCCCGCGGCAAGGCGGTGTACGCGGCGAAGGTGGATATGCCGGCGACGGTGTTGGTGACGGTGACGCCGGACACGCTCAGGTTCAAGAAGGTGAACCAGGTGAGGAAGTTCACGGTCACCTTCAGGGGCGCGAATGGCGGCCCGATGAAGGGCGGCGTCGCCGAGGGGCAGCTCAGGTGGGTCTCGCCGGACCACGTGGTGCGCAGCCCGATCGTCGTCTCCGCCCAAAAGTTCTTGAACGGTAACACGAGCTCCTCCGATCACGCGGGCCATTGA
- the LOC4330243 gene encoding U-box domain-containing protein 33 isoform X2, with protein sequence MDGVGLGVHRRWDTSGSGSQYSFRTSVSSVAEISTEVGVEVSPPPPPLAAAADKVFVAVAADVKYGKSALQWTLQNLAKDGAKVVIAHVHCPAQMIPMMGAKVHYTKMNTKQVNDYRNKEREKAEEKLDEYLLICRKLKVSCEKLIIEEDDIAKGLTDLVALHGVTKLVMGAAADKHYSRKMNTPKSKTALKILEAADPSCKIWFTCKGHLICTREANTTVPAIPPSPAHTVASTLSSSSISSRMRSMSLHPSESEASSSSGSPRHNLNRSRTEVAKYPSQGSGTAPSQLFGHSDQDVNDQPTRTAMGSIDSWDEFERSQNSCYDSSRNSDTVRVSGSAMQQPMYEPDDDHFVSPRKLENSGDDADIYGRLQEALSETQDLKRETYEESTKRRNAERNLISALQKVKELENLYQKEVMHRKITEEALEKQIQETEETERHCNALYDKLHDVEEQKLMVEQHITEMEAVLKEREDRLHDVEEQKFTVEQRITEMQAVLKEHKDKLHDVEEQKLMVEHRITEIRSVLKEREEKLAESKYLLQVLQADKEKLQQERDAAVSESQDLRLKNKQRISMPGEDLNTEFSSYELEQATRGFDQELKIGEGGFGSVYKGTLRNTTVAIKLLHPHSMQGQSEFDQEIAVLSRVRHPNLVTLIGSCREAFGLVYEFLPKGSLEDRLACLNNTPPLTWQVRTRIIYEMCSALSFLHSNKPHPIVHGDLKPANILLDANFVSKLGDFGICRLLIQTNTGAAAAATTRLYRTTTPKGTFAYMDPEFLTTGELTPRSDVYSLGIIILRLLTGKPPQKIAEVVEDAIESGGLHSILDPSAGSWPFVQANQLAHLGLRCAEMSRRRRPDLATDVWKVVEPLMKAASLTAGRPSFVARPDDSPPPSYFVCPIFQEEMNDPHIAADGFTYEAEAIKGWLDSGHDTSPMTNLTLEHRELIPNRALRSAILEWQQQRQRHQPQEEDDDCT encoded by the exons ATGGACGGCGTCGGCCTCGGCGTGCACAGGCGGTGGGACACGTCGGGGAGCGGGTCGCAGTACAGCTTCAGGACGTCGGTAAGCAGCGTCGCGGAGATATCCACCGAGGTGGGGGTGGAAgtgagcccgccgccgccgccgctggcggcggcggcggacaaggTGTTTGTCGCAGTCGCCGCGGACGTGAAGTACGGCAAGAGCGCCTTGCAGTGGACGCTGCAGAACCTGGCCAAGGATGGCGCCAAGGTCGTGATTGCTCATGTCCACTGCCCCGCGCAGATGATCCCCATGA TGGGGGCAAAAGTTCATTATACCAAGATGAATACAAAACAGGTGAACGACTATAGGAACAAGGAGAGAGAAAAGGCAGAGGAGAAACTAGATGAATATCTTCTGATATGCAGAAAACTGAAG GTCAGCTGTGAGAAACTAATAATTGAGGAGGACGACATTGCTAAAGGCCTTACAGATCTTGTTGCCCTTCATGGCGTCACCAAGCTTGTCAtgggagcagcagcagacaaACACTACTCAAG GAAAATGAACACACCTAAGTCCAAGACAGCACTCAAGATATTGGAAGCAGCAGATCCTTCATGTAAGATATGGTTTACCTGTAAAGGACATCTGATATGTACAAG GGAAGCAAATACAACCGTTCCTGCAATACCACCATCACCTGCACACACAGTTGCATCAACATTGTCATCAAGCAGCATTTCCAGCCGTATGAGATCAATGTCATTGCACCCGTCAGAGAGTGAAGCATcaagctcaagcggaagtccaAGGCACAATCTGAACAGATCAAGAACAGAAGTGGCAAAGTATCCCTCACAAGGATCTGGCACTGCACCATCTCAGTTATTTGGACATTCAGATCAAGATGTCAATGACCAGCCAACAAGAACAGCAATGGGTTCTATAGATTCCTGGGATGAATTTGAGAGATCGCAAAACTCCTGCTACGATTCATCAAGAAATAGTGATACAGTTAGGGTCTCTGGATCAGCAATGCAGCAGCCCATGTATGAACCTGATGATGACCATTTTGTATCTCCTCGTAAACTG GAGAATTCAGGCGATGATGCAGACATATATGGTAGACTCCAAGAGGCTCTTAGTGAAACTCAAGACCTGAAGAGAGAGACATACGAAGAATCAACGAAACGTCGGAACGCCGAAAGAAATCTGATTTCAGCTCTTCAAAAG GTCAAAGAGTTGGAGAACCTGTATCAGAAGGAAGTCATGCATCGGAAAATAACCGAAGAGGCACTGGAGAAACAGATACAGGAGACAGAAGAAACGGAAAGGCACTGCAATGCATTATATGACAAGCTGCATGATGTGGAAGAACAGAAGCTCATGGTGGAGCAGCACATAACTGAAATGGAGGCAGTTTTAAAAGAACGCGAAGATAGGCTGCATGATGTAGAAGAGCAGAAATTCACGGTGGAGCAGCGCATAACTGAAATGCAGGCAGTTTTAAAAGAACACAAAGATAAGCTGCATGATGTAGAAGAGCAGAAACTCATGGTGGAGCACCGTATAACTGAAATTCGTTCAGTTTTAAAAGAACGCGAAGAGAAGCTCGCAGAGAGCAAGTATCTACTCCAAGTGCTCCAAGCAGATAAAGAGAAGCTACAACAAGAGCGAGATGCCGCAGTAAGTGAATCTCAAGACTTGCGCCTGAAGAACAAACAGAGAATTTCCATGCCGGGTGAAGATCTAAACACCGAGTTCTCCTCTTATGAGCTTGAACAAGCGACCAGAGGCTTCGATCAAGAACTCAAGATCGGCGAGGGCGGTTTTGGGAGCGTCTACAAAGGCACACTCCGCAACACAACTGTGGCTATCAAGCTGCTGCACCCACATAGCATGCAAGGTCAATCAGAATTCGACCAGGAG ATTGCTGTTCTCAGTAGAGTACGACATCCAAACCTCGTCACTTTGATCGGCTCTTGCAGGGAGGCATTTGGCTTGGTGTACGAATTCCTCCCCAAAGGCAGCCTCGAGGACCGCCTGGCCTGCCTGAACAACACGCCGCCATTGACATGGCAGGTGCGCACCAGGATCATCTACGAGATGTGCTCGGCGCTGAGCTTCCTCCACTCGAACAAGCCGCACCCGATTGTCCACGGCGACCTGAAGCCGGCGaacatcctcctcgacgccAACTTCGTCAGCAAGCTGGGCGACTTCGGCATCTGCCGGCTCCTGATACAGACgaacaccggcgccgccgccgccgccaccacccggtTGTACCGGACGACCACACCGAAGGGGACCTTCGCGTACATGGACCCGGAGTTCCTCACCACCGGCGAGCTGACGCCGCGCTCCGACGTGTACTCCCTCGGAATCATCATCCTGCGGCTGCTGACCGGGAAGCCTCCCCAGAAGATCGCCGAGGTTGTGGAGGACGCCATCGAGAGCGGCGGGCTGCACTCCATCCTCGATCCCTCCGCGGGGAGCTGGCCGTTCGTGCAGGCCAACCAGCTCGCGCACCTCGGCCTGCGGTGCGCCGAGATGAGCCGGAGGCGCCGGCCGGATCTCGCGACCGACGTGTGGAAGGTCGTCGAGCCCCTCATGAAGGCCGCGTCGCTGACCGCCGGGAGGCCGTCGTTCGTGGCCCGGCCGGACGactccccgccgccgtcctacTTCGTCTGCCCGATCTTTCAG GAGGAGATGAACGATCCCCACATCGCGGCGGACGGGTTCACGTACGAAGCCGAGGCCATCAAGGGGTGGCTCGACAGCGGCCACGACACGTCGCCGATGACGAACCTGACGCTCGAGCACCGCGAGCTCATCCCGAACAGGGCGCTCCGCTCGGCCATCCTCGAGTGGCAGCAACAGCGTCAACGGCATCAGCCGcaagaggaggacgacgactgtACATGA